AATTTGTGCGCTTGGAATACCAAGGACAGGTAAGAGGATTTCAAAGCTTTTTTAATACCATTAACGCACTACTCAACAATCCAGAAACCAAAGGCGATGTCAATCTGAAATTGATAATTGATTTTGAGCCTGGTATTTCTCCTCAAAGTAAAGAATTAAACGATATTCATCAAGCACTTCAACGCAATCCAGCAGAACGAATTTCTCTGAACGTCAAAGTGAAATATTGACTTAGAATTCAAAGTTCAAAATTCAAAATTCAAAATTATTTTTTCTTTAATTTAACTACTGAGGCAGCAATGATAGCTTTAATTTCTTGGGATTCTTGCAATAGCAATTTAAATTTATCTTCTTTAACAAGCTCTGACTTAATCAAAATTTTCAGCCAATATTCAGTTTCTCTCGCTTCTTTTAATGCTATTTCTAACTTGTGGATAAAATCTTTGTTTGATTGTGCTGATTGCGCTTCATGGACATTCGCCCCAATAGATGTACCAGATCTCAATAACTGTCTTGATAAAGTTCTAGATACATCTGACTGTTTAGATAAAAAACAACAGGCTTTGACAATTCTTATAGCAAAACTTTCAGTTCTTTCTGTTATTGGAACATTAGTCATCATCAAAATAATCAATCTTAAATAACTAATTTTATCAATAATTTTTGAGTTTGCTTAACTTTGAATTTTGAACTTATAATTTTGAATTGGAGTAAAACGGCTGTGCAGGAATTTCAATTGAGAGTAATCCCTACGGATAATAACAATTTTGCATTGGAACTATATCAGTGTGCTTATAAAAAAGCTGGTGAAAAAAAGCGTCCTGCTGCTGAATTAATTGGCTGTCTTAAAGGTAATACTTTAAATTTAGTAAAACAAAGTATTTATCAAATACTTAAAGCTAATAATTACGATCCCAAAACTCTTTCTATAAAACGTCAAACTCCTTATGTTTTGACAGAAGAATTAGGAGTGCAAACAGCAATTTTGTTTCAGACTTTGCAACCTCTTAGTCAAAGCGATCGCATTACTAAAATTGCGATGGGGATTAGTACAATGAGTAATGAAGAAGCTCATTATTGGTTTGCGATGATTGCCAATGGTAGACGTTCTTCTGCTCTTAAAGCCTTGCGGATACTTTTGGGAGAATAGCGAAATGTATCCGTGACAAATAAACTTTATTATTATAAATATCTCCCTTTAAAACTCAATTGCTTGCCATTCTTTGGCTTCACTAAAACGACTTAAATGTTTGACGTTAGTGGTAGCAATAACAATGTATCTGCCTGGATATTCTTTTTCTAGTAGTTTGTATTGAGAGCAAATAATTATATCGGCATCAAGGCTTTTATCATCAGCAGTTGGTATTCCTTGTATACGTGCTTCTGCCCAAAGATTAGCAGCTTCTAACATTACCTCGTTGCTTAAAGGTAAAAAAGTTACTAAATTTCTGAGTTCGTCTAAATCTTCAATGCCATTGATATTGGGTTTCCTCAAAGACTCTAAAATCAAACTTCTTCTGACTTCATAATCACAAATGTAACTACTAACAACAAAAATACCTTTCGATAGCAGAGAAAACAACCAATCATTAATAGTAATAGTTTCTTCTGTACGATTGGGATTACAAAGTTTGCCTAGTACCCCAGAATCAATAAATACAATCATTTAATATATCTATTTCTCGTATAATTTTCGTCCTGTTGATCTTTCGGCATCTATTATTTTTTTGAATTCTTCAAAAGCTGCTTCTTTTTCAGGTGATGGCGGTTCGTTTTTTATCCTCTCAATGCGCTTTTTGAGTAACTCGATCGCTGGTTGATTTTTGCGTAATTGTTCTTCTCTATCCCAAACACCATTATGATTCTTATTTGACTCTAATCTAATATGTTTTTTAACTGATGTCGCTTCTATTGCATCTAAAATGATCGCTTTTTCACAGCCTTCTAGAATCAAAAAATATGTATTATCTGTCTTTTTCTCATCAGGTATTAAAGCAACGAAACGATTGAGATCGATAATTTTTCCGCTGGGTAGTTCTATAGTGTTAGTCATATTTTTTATTTCCTTTACTTGTTATCTTCTAAATCAAAAAATACCGATCGCAATTTGAATTGCTCTTTGAATCTTGGCTAAAGATTGCGGTGTAATTGACCCATAAGGGCCGCGCTCTAAATAAAGCTTACGAACCGCAGATATGTTGTCGCACAGAGCCAAAGAAGCCGATTCTAACCCTCCTTCTCCTGTTGAAATCAAAATTCTAGTTGGTGTTTCTCCATTAGTTAAATCGCTGGTAAAAGGAACAATCAAGACATTTTCTCTCAATTCATTTCTGACATTCATTGAAACAACAACAGCAGGACGTTTTTTAGCAAGGAAGCGCGGCGAGGTTTCCTCGCCAAGCGCAAGTCTTGCTTTAGTATCCCCCAGAGTTTTTAACGCTCTAATTAGATACACTTCACCCTGACGAGGATATAAACTTGTCACACTTTATAATCCTTCCTCTTCTAGAATCTCTTCCATTTGTGATTGGGAAAACTGCGCCCATTCATGTTCAAACTCGATATCCGCCTGGGAACGATTTTGATAGAAGTTTCTCAATTGTGACTCGATTTGCTGTTTGCGCCACAAACGTAAACCTTCCTCCACCGCAGCCGAACGATTTTTAGTCATTTTGTCTACTTCTTCAAGTAGTTGTGAATCTACGGTGATCGATATCCGTTGTTTCTGGGAATTATTAATCATAGGAGCTTATCTAATCTCTACATAAATAATAATACTTTTTATATTACTTATGACTAAATCCCAACGTCCCCAGGTGTTTATTGAGAAAATTATGCCTGTAAAACTCCTCAACGAGCAGGTATATTACGAACACGGGGGAAATCCTTTTAAGGGTTTACATCGTTGGTATTCTCGCAAGCCTTTATCTTTTTCTCGCGCTTCTGTTTTGGCTTCACTTTTACCAGCAGATATTTCGATGGAAGAGTTTGA
The genomic region above belongs to Pleurocapsa minor HA4230-MV1 and contains:
- a CDS encoding four helix bundle protein: MMTNVPITERTESFAIRIVKACCFLSKQSDVSRTLSRQLLRSGTSIGANVHEAQSAQSNKDFIHKLEIALKEARETEYWLKILIKSELVKEDKFKLLLQESQEIKAIIAASVVKLKKK
- a CDS encoding type II toxin-antitoxin system VapC family toxin — translated: MIVFIDSGVLGKLCNPNRTEETITINDWLFSLLSKGIFVVSSYICDYEVRRSLILESLRKPNINGIEDLDELRNLVTFLPLSNEVMLEAANLWAEARIQGIPTADDKSLDADIIICSQYKLLEKEYPGRYIVIATTNVKHLSRFSEAKEWQAIEF
- a CDS encoding type II toxin-antitoxin system PemK/MazF family toxin codes for the protein MTSLYPRQGEVYLIRALKTLGDTKARLALGEETSPRFLAKKRPAVVVSMNVRNELRENVLIVPFTSDLTNGETPTRILISTGEGGLESASLALCDNISAVRKLYLERGPYGSITPQSLAKIQRAIQIAIGIF
- a CDS encoding ribbon-helix-helix domain-containing protein, which translates into the protein MINNSQKQRISITVDSQLLEEVDKMTKNRSAAVEEGLRLWRKQQIESQLRNFYQNRSQADIEFEHEWAQFSQSQMEEILEEEGL